A part of Legionellales bacterium genomic DNA contains:
- the rpmH gene encoding 50S ribosomal protein L34 — translation MKRTYQPSKLKRQRTHGFRARMATKNGQAVIKRRRAKGRKRLTA, via the coding sequence ATGAAAAGAACCTATCAACCTAGTAAATTAAAACGCCAAAGAACTCATGGTTTTCGTGCGCGCATGGCGACTAAAAATGGTCAAGCGGTGATCAAACGTCGTCGTGCCAAAGGTCGTAAACGTCTTACAGCCTAA
- the rnpA gene encoding ribonuclease P protein component, whose amino-acid sequence MVAFNYPKQNRLQAFREYRNVMHCGKKIISSCFVIYSKQNFQQPKLGIIVAKKQVKLSVKRNGIKRIIRESFRHAINSLPHHDFVVIVRHRVLTKDSSEVRVELNRLWEKLANVV is encoded by the coding sequence TTGGTCGCGTTTAATTACCCGAAACAAAATCGTTTACAAGCATTTCGTGAATATCGAAATGTAATGCATTGTGGAAAAAAAATAATTTCTTCTTGTTTTGTAATTTATTCTAAACAAAATTTCCAACAACCTAAGTTGGGAATTATTGTTGCTAAAAAACAAGTAAAATTATCCGTGAAACGCAATGGAATTAAACGTATAATCCGCGAAAGTTTTCGTCATGCTATAAATTCATTACCACATCATGATTTTGTAGTGATTGTACGTCACCGAGTCTTAACCAAAGACAGCAGCGAAGTAAGAGTTGAGTTAAATCGATTATGGGAAAAATTAGCCAACGTGGTTTAA
- the yidD gene encoding membrane protein insertion efficiency factor YidD, whose product MGKISQRGLIKLIQLYRLFLSPLLGPRCRFYPTCSEYAITALTEYGILKGFWLILKRLLRCHPFHRGGIDFVPEKNSKGNNT is encoded by the coding sequence ATGGGAAAAATTAGCCAACGTGGTTTAATCAAATTGATTCAATTATACCGTTTATTTTTAAGTCCATTATTAGGACCTCGCTGTCGTTTTTATCCCACCTGTTCTGAATATGCCATCACCGCATTAACAGAGTATGGAATATTAAAAGGTTTTTGGTTAATACTAAAACGTCTATTACGCTGTCATCCCTTTCATCGTGGGGGTATTGATTTCGTCCCTGAAAAAAATTCAAAAGGTAACAATACATAA
- the yidC gene encoding membrane protein insertase YidC yields MDYKRLFLYIALTLVLLQLYTAWQMDYGQPKTIPVSTTSPTNTDSAIPSIPDRLNHTQSSSNPVALKESIPENRLIQIKTDVLHVSIDLKGGNLVGSQLLNYPKTLKNKNDPFVLLNNTPESYYVAQSGLIGKMGPDSEQGQIIFKSSQTHYQLNADQDTLTVNLTWQGDNGLAITKSYIFKRGQYLIDVQYQIHNLNSSPWEGFFYTQLSRTPQASTHTGFLSHHLTFTGAAISSPEDLFQKISFDEMNKSNLDTTTKGGWAAMIQHYFLSAWIPPQDQNHHYYSKVNNNIYTIGMLSPAITVNPNQQKTISAQFYTGPEVTSVLKQIAPGLDLTVDYGKLWFISIAIFWLMKHIYDVIGNWGFAIIFVTLLIKLAFYKLSATSYKSMAKMRRLQPQIKTLKDRCGTDKQKFSKSLMELYKREKVNPLGGCLPIIVQIPVFLGLYWVLIESVELRQAPFILWIHDLSAFDPYYILPLLMALSMFLQQKMSPTPPDPTQAKVMMLMPVMFGFLFAAFPAGLVLYWLVNNILSILQQWYVTRQVERDGALSKK; encoded by the coding sequence ATGGATTACAAACGTTTATTTTTATATATCGCTTTAACCTTAGTGCTATTACAACTTTATACCGCATGGCAAATGGATTATGGGCAACCTAAAACTATTCCGGTGAGCACTACATCACCCACTAATACAGACAGTGCTATCCCTTCTATCCCCGATAGGCTTAATCATACTCAATCCTCCTCTAATCCAGTTGCATTAAAAGAAAGTATTCCAGAAAATCGTTTAATTCAAATTAAAACCGATGTTTTGCACGTTAGCATTGATTTAAAAGGCGGAAATTTAGTCGGTTCACAACTTTTGAATTATCCTAAAACACTTAAAAATAAAAACGATCCTTTCGTCTTATTAAACAATACCCCCGAAAGTTATTACGTGGCACAAAGTGGTTTAATTGGCAAAATGGGACCCGATAGTGAACAAGGACAAATTATTTTTAAATCGTCTCAAACTCACTATCAACTAAATGCCGATCAAGATACCTTAACCGTTAATTTAACTTGGCAAGGTGATAACGGTTTAGCGATCACAAAATCTTATATTTTTAAACGCGGACAATATTTAATTGATGTGCAATATCAAATCCATAACCTGAATTCGTCACCGTGGGAAGGATTTTTTTACACACAATTATCACGCACACCGCAAGCCTCAACACACACGGGGTTTTTATCCCATCATTTAACGTTTACGGGTGCGGCAATTTCTAGTCCAGAGGATTTATTTCAAAAAATATCATTCGATGAAATGAATAAAAGTAATCTCGATACCACGACCAAAGGTGGTTGGGCTGCAATGATCCAACATTATTTTTTAAGTGCATGGATACCGCCACAAGATCAAAATCATCACTATTACAGTAAAGTGAATAATAATATTTACACCATAGGAATGTTAAGTCCCGCAATAACGGTTAATCCTAATCAACAAAAAACTATTTCCGCACAATTTTATACAGGGCCTGAAGTTACCTCAGTGTTAAAACAGATTGCGCCTGGTTTAGATTTAACCGTGGACTATGGAAAACTATGGTTTATTTCTATAGCAATTTTTTGGTTAATGAAACACATTTACGATGTGATTGGTAATTGGGGATTTGCGATTATTTTCGTTACTCTATTAATTAAATTAGCCTTTTATAAATTATCGGCCACCAGTTATAAATCAATGGCAAAAATGCGACGGTTACAACCTCAAATAAAAACTTTAAAAGATCGTTGTGGCACCGATAAACAAAAATTTAGTAAAAGTTTAATGGAATTATATAAACGCGAAAAAGTGAATCCCTTAGGTGGTTGTTTACCGATTATCGTGCAAATTCCGGTATTTTTAGGATTATATTGGGTGCTAATTGAAAGTGTGGAATTACGCCAAGCGCCATTTATTTTATGGATACACGATTTATCGGCATTTGATCCGTATTATATTTTACCGTTGTTAATGGCACTCAGTATGTTTTTACAACAAAAAATGAGCCCAACCCCGCCCGATCCTACTCAGGCGAAAGTAATGATGTTAATGCCAGTGATGTTTGGATTTTTATTTGCAGCATTTCCCGCAGGCTTAGTGTTATATTGGCTCGTTAATAATATTTTATCGATCTTGCAACAATGGTATGTTACCCGTCAGGTTGAGCGCGATGGAGCACTTAGTAAAAAATAA
- the mnmE gene encoding tRNA uridine-5-carboxymethylaminomethyl(34) synthesis GTPase MnmE, with protein sequence MEHLVKNNPETIVARATPPGLGGVGVIRISGTHVKTIAKNLLGFIPKPRYATYAKFLATDREVLDIGLAIFFPNPHSFTGEDVLELQGHGGVVVLDRVINRVIELGARLARPGEFSERAFLNNKIDLTQAEAIADLISSSTEQAARSAIHSLQGEFAAAITALQERFTHLRMYIEAAIDFPEEEVDFLGDEIVLSSLETLQHQLETIFQTARQGVLLRDGMNMVIGGPPNAGKSSLLNALSGEEIAIVTDIPGTTRDVIKQSIQLDGVPLHIIDTAGIRHTQDIIEQEGIKRSQTMIEHADAVLLIVDASRYAAVDIELLWQELAIPSPVPQQLILIRNKIDLTQESPTVIHHATHTEIALSVQSRLGMELLHQELKRLMGYQDSHAGSFIARRRHLEALTRAEHYLRHAKHQLQSSRAGELVAEELRQAQLHLSEITGEFTSDDLLGKIFSSFCIGK encoded by the coding sequence ATGGAGCACTTAGTAAAAAATAATCCTGAGACTATCGTTGCAAGAGCGACGCCACCTGGCCTGGGTGGCGTAGGGGTCATTCGCATTTCGGGTACCCATGTTAAAACCATTGCTAAAAATCTCTTAGGTTTTATTCCTAAACCGCGTTATGCGACCTATGCAAAATTTTTAGCAACAGATCGCGAAGTGCTTGATATAGGACTTGCGATATTTTTTCCTAACCCGCACTCATTCACGGGAGAAGATGTTTTAGAATTACAGGGGCATGGTGGAGTAGTTGTTCTCGATCGCGTCATCAACCGGGTAATTGAGTTAGGTGCGCGCCTTGCACGCCCAGGTGAATTTTCAGAACGCGCCTTTTTGAATAATAAAATCGATTTAACTCAAGCTGAAGCGATTGCTGATTTAATTTCCAGCAGCACCGAACAAGCTGCGCGCTCTGCTATTCATTCTTTACAAGGCGAATTTGCTGCCGCGATTACAGCCTTACAAGAACGTTTTACTCATCTTAGAATGTATATTGAAGCGGCCATTGATTTTCCCGAAGAAGAAGTGGATTTTTTAGGGGATGAAATTGTTTTATCCTCACTAGAAACCCTCCAACATCAGTTAGAAACAATTTTTCAAACAGCGCGTCAGGGTGTATTGTTGCGCGATGGCATGAATATGGTGATTGGCGGACCACCTAACGCTGGTAAATCGAGTTTATTAAATGCGTTGAGCGGAGAAGAGATAGCGATTGTCACCGATATACCAGGCACCACTCGCGATGTGATTAAACAATCCATTCAACTGGACGGCGTGCCCCTTCATATCATCGATACCGCAGGTATTCGTCACACTCAGGATATTATCGAACAAGAAGGTATTAAACGCTCCCAAACGATGATAGAGCACGCAGACGCTGTTCTACTCATTGTCGACGCCTCGCGCTACGCCGCTGTTGATATTGAGCTTCTGTGGCAAGAATTAGCGATACCAAGCCCTGTCCCTCAACAATTAATTCTAATCCGCAATAAAATTGATTTAACTCAAGAATCACCCACTGTTATTCATCATGCTACTCACACCGAAATTGCACTATCCGTCCAATCGCGTTTAGGTATGGAGTTACTCCATCAAGAATTAAAAAGACTCATGGGATATCAAGATAGTCATGCGGGCAGTTTTATTGCGCGACGCCGCCATTTAGAGGCGTTAACCCGTGCTGAGCACTATTTACGCCATGCCAAACATCAATTGCAATCGTCGCGCGCCGGCGAATTAGTTGCGGAAGAATTACGTCAAGCACAATTGCACTTAAGCGAGATTACTGGAGAATTTACCAGTGATGATTTGTTAGGAAAAATATTTTCAAGTTTTTGTATTGGTAAATAA
- a CDS encoding RNA-binding protein, translating into MTNKIYVGNLPYQLDESALQAAFAQFGEIIDVKVVKDRDTGESRGFGFITFSNRDEARNSLVMGGQMLENRKLFVKFARERQQQRSHDMAY; encoded by the coding sequence ATGACAAATAAAATTTACGTTGGCAATTTGCCATATCAACTCGATGAATCCGCATTACAAGCAGCCTTTGCCCAGTTTGGGGAAATCATCGATGTGAAAGTGGTCAAAGATCGTGACACTGGGGAATCACGGGGTTTTGGCTTTATTACCTTTTCCAATCGCGATGAAGCTCGTAATTCGTTAGTAATGGGCGGGCAAATGCTTGAAAATCGCAAGTTGTTTGTAAAATTTGCACGAGAACGTCAGCAACAACGTTCACACGACATGGCGTATTAA